In the genome of Fibrobacter succinogenes, the window GTCCTGCCAGCGACCGCCTTTAAAGCCTGTCCATGCTTCCTGCATATAGCCTCTTTTGCTCGTACAAAACTGTTAGTGCAACTGAAAAAAATACCTAACTTTTCAAGTTGAAAAAAAAGAATTGTAGCGATTTTTCCTGTTTTTTCTTGCTTTTTTAATGTAAACCGCAATATACATATTTAAAAGAGGGTGGGCAAGGTATGAAATGCACCATTTTATGCCAAAAAGCCGCTTACGAAAAGCTTACAACGCTAATGTTTGTTCAAAAAATGGAAAAAGCGTTTCTTTGTGTAAAATTGGTACAATATTATGTAAAATACGGTCGATACAGTTGTGTTTCAAATTTCATTCACTATATATACATGATTCTATAACAAAAGGTATCTTATCGAAAAAGAAATTAAGAGGTCGATTATGAAAAAGATTATTCTTCCGATGGTTGCTGTGGCGCTCATGACCGCATGCTCCGATGATAATGAAAACATAAATTTTGTTAATGCTCTGCAGCCTGGCGCAGTGTCGTCTAGCTCGGAAGCAACGATTCCGGTTGCAAATTCTAGTTCTGATGCTACGATTCCCCCGACAGAAGTTTCTTCCAGCTCCGATGCTGTTGTTCCGCCGTTGTCCTCTAGCTCGGTTGATGTTCCTCCGGTTGTTTCCTCTAGTTCGGTTGATGTTCCTCCAGTTGTTTCCTCTAGCTCCGTAGCTTCTTCTGCCGAATCTCAATTTACTTATGCAGTGCCGAAGCTGACTGAACTTGACCCAACGAAGAGTTATTCCTTCTATGGTGCTGAACTTACCGGTAGAGATCAGTTCAAGTATGGACGTTTTGAAGCTCGCATGAAGATGGCTGCTATTTCTGGTTCTGTGAGCTCCATGTTCGTTTATTACGACAACTCTTGGATTAAGGAAGAAGAACCTTGGAATGAAATTGATATTGAAGTGCTCGGCAAGGCTCCTGCTCAGTGGCAGTCCAATATCATCACCCGCGAAGGCAACCCGTCTATTAAGAAGAATACGTCTACTGAAAGCAAACCGCTTCACGATTTTGGTTTTGACGCCACTCAGGATTTCCACCTTTATGCCATTGTTTGGACTCCAGAATATGTGGCATGGGAAATCGACAGCGTTGAAGTGCGCCGCGATACGCTTGGTGGTGCTCATGGAACGCATGCCGATGCAGACCAGGTCAAGTTCTTGACTCAAGAACAGTCTCTCCGTTTCAACCTTTGGGCTTCTAATAGCGCTGCTTGGACCGGCAAATGGGCTGGTGGCGTTGGCCTTCCGGTTGAACAGCAGATTGATTACGTCCGCGTGTATTCTTATGATGCCGCAACCAAGGGCTTCACGATGCTCTGGCAGGATGATTTCAATGGCGACGATCTAGATGATAGTCACTGGGCAAGAGGTGACTGGGAAATGGAACGTGTGAACCTCCGCCAGGAAAACGTTATCGTCGAACAAGGTGTTTGCCGCCTTATCTTGGACTACGAAGCAAACTAAATAAAAGTTTTGGTGTGTAGAGGATGGCCTCTCGGAGATAATCCGGGAGGCTTTTTTGAATTTTAGTTGTTGGATGTTTCTATTGATTGTTTACTATTAACTATTGTTTACTTTTTCCTAAAAAGGAATAATTGTATATTGGTCGATGGTCGCTAGTCATTAGATATTGGTTTGTTGCTTGGAATGTAATAAGATTATTCTTTTAACTGTTCTGTTTACTAACCACTGTTTACTGTCTACTTCCTACTAATAACTATATTGAGGATTATCATGAAAAAATTTTTCTTAATGGCTATGGCCACAATTTCACTTGCTTTGATGGCTTGTGCTCCTTCTAAGCTTGATATTCAGGAAGCCGCAGTGACAAGCGATGTGCTTGTTGAAGTTCGCCAAGTGTTGAATGATTCAATTAGTCTGTATGTAGGTAATGTACTTTATCTAAACTCTAGGCAGGTCGTTGCCGATGATTTGTACCCGTTGCATGTGAGCACGCGTGATCCTTCGGAATTTGAAAAGCTGGCGCCAACGGATGAAATCAACAGCGATGAAGAACTTTTGAATTATCTGCGTCGCAAGGCTCCGGATCTGATGAATGTTGGCATTGTAATTGGTGAAACGGCTTACAATGAAGTTGGCTTTGAAGAACAGGCCGTCGTTGAAAAGCTCACGAAGATTTTCCAGAAAGTTCAGGGCGGCTCGCTCAAGCTTTTCCATGAAAAAGAAGGCCACCTCACCGACATGAAAAAACTGTATTAGTTGCTGCGACTCGTCATGCTGAGTCGAAGACGATGCATCCAGTGAAGTTGCAAACGTCATCCTGAGCCCGTAGGGCGAAGGATCCATTAAGTCAGCATTGTCATTCCCGCGAAGGCGGGAATCCAGTAACATTTTCTATTACACTGTCACCCCCGACTTGTTCGGGGGTCGCCTTTTTATATTGCATTTCCGGGGCGTTACGGGGTGCCCCCGTTAGAAAGGGTAGCGGAAGCCCGTAAGGGCTGAAGCGAGGGGAAGACTTGCCCCTTTTCTAAACTCAAAATCCTTCCTACTTCCTACTTTTCTATCTTGGCGCTCCTTCGGAGCGCATTGGGCATCTCCGATGCCATGCGGCTGCATTTCGGCCATAGGTAATGTAAACATTACCTGCGGCACTCAATTTGCACGCATTTAGCTCGGCTCAGCAATGTCAAAACAACAAGTTGTTTGACGTCTATGACGTAAGTGGCTGCGGTTCGAAAATGCAAAAACATGTTTTTGCGCTTTCGAACCT includes:
- a CDS encoding family 16 glycosylhydrolase gives rise to the protein MKKIILPMVAVALMTACSDDNENINFVNALQPGAVSSSSEATIPVANSSSDATIPPTEVSSSSDAVVPPLSSSSVDVPPVVSSSSVDVPPVVSSSSVASSAESQFTYAVPKLTELDPTKSYSFYGAELTGRDQFKYGRFEARMKMAAISGSVSSMFVYYDNSWIKEEEPWNEIDIEVLGKAPAQWQSNIITREGNPSIKKNTSTESKPLHDFGFDATQDFHLYAIVWTPEYVAWEIDSVEVRRDTLGGAHGTHADADQVKFLTQEQSLRFNLWASNSAAWTGKWAGGVGLPVEQQIDYVRVYSYDAATKGFTMLWQDDFNGDDLDDSHWARGDWEMERVNLRQENVIVEQGVCRLILDYEAN